The Methylobacterium sp. PvR107 genome contains a region encoding:
- a CDS encoding replicative DNA helicase: MSALQARLSDIDDSTRRVPQNIDAEQALIGAVLINNDAFRKVSSLVEAEHFHEPSHRKIWEVVAAQIAKGQVANPITLKTYLGDENFGGQTVTSYLARLAAGATTVINAPDYARTVADTAMRRRLIAFGETIVSMAQDAPVEATTASLFSAIESEIEELKPRAASGQAEFRSFDDVANSAIERMCTDWQNEGQPRGLSTGLPALDEVMGGLEAPDLIIVGGRTAMGKTALALNIAGATAKELHLRRIKHQMQTGVVGFFSLEMGDTQLFDRMIAAETGIESWRIRRRKMTQTQLEKVVNTARDLRGLPLHIDETGSLTIAQLANKARSLKKRRGLELLVVDYLQLIKGRENRRDPNRAQEVTEISNGLKGLAKELHVPIIALAQVGRQVDQRDDKRPMLSDLRESGSIEQDADHVLFTYREEYYEERNKPKEGTDAFAAWERRMKEIAGVAEVVVAKNRHGRTGIVTLGYRADVTQFLNEPEAREVQPEQVRERAAKKPTFPAQATVLYGLLKSLTLTKSHVASNEQRAADRRLCKGARLIPLDVARSAFAGEVMPGETEEKVKSGFRAAFVSLVKGGVAFYHGVEETGFFVWLPEMVSE; this comes from the coding sequence ATGAGCGCCCTTCAAGCCCGGCTCTCGGACATCGACGATTCCACCCGCCGCGTCCCGCAGAACATCGATGCGGAGCAGGCCCTGATCGGCGCCGTGCTTATCAACAACGACGCCTTCCGGAAGGTCTCGTCCTTGGTGGAGGCGGAGCACTTTCACGAACCGTCTCACCGGAAGATCTGGGAAGTAGTGGCCGCGCAGATCGCTAAGGGCCAAGTCGCGAACCCAATCACGCTGAAGACGTACCTCGGAGACGAGAACTTCGGCGGGCAAACTGTTACCTCGTACCTCGCGAGGCTTGCCGCCGGCGCCACCACGGTAATCAACGCACCAGACTATGCGCGCACGGTGGCTGACACCGCGATGCGTCGGCGGCTGATCGCCTTCGGAGAGACCATCGTCAGCATGGCGCAGGACGCGCCGGTCGAGGCCACGACAGCTTCGCTCTTCTCGGCGATCGAAAGCGAGATCGAGGAGTTGAAGCCGCGGGCTGCGTCGGGCCAGGCCGAGTTCCGATCCTTCGACGATGTCGCGAACAGCGCCATTGAGCGCATGTGCACCGACTGGCAGAACGAGGGGCAACCCCGCGGGCTCTCCACCGGCTTGCCAGCGCTCGACGAGGTCATGGGCGGTCTGGAAGCGCCGGACCTGATCATCGTCGGCGGCAGAACCGCGATGGGCAAGACGGCCCTCGCGCTCAACATCGCCGGCGCCACGGCGAAGGAGCTGCACCTCCGTCGGATCAAGCACCAGATGCAGACCGGCGTGGTCGGCTTCTTCTCGCTCGAGATGGGAGACACGCAGCTCTTCGACCGCATGATCGCGGCCGAGACTGGCATTGAGTCCTGGCGGATCCGGCGCCGGAAGATGACGCAGACGCAGCTGGAGAAGGTGGTGAACACCGCGCGTGATCTGCGCGGGCTGCCGCTCCACATAGACGAGACAGGCAGCCTGACCATCGCGCAGCTCGCCAACAAGGCCCGGTCGCTGAAGAAGCGCCGTGGCCTGGAGTTGCTGGTGGTCGACTACCTGCAGCTCATCAAGGGCCGCGAGAACCGGCGGGATCCTAACCGCGCGCAGGAAGTCACCGAGATCTCGAACGGCCTCAAGGGGCTCGCCAAGGAGCTTCACGTCCCGATCATCGCGCTGGCCCAGGTCGGCCGGCAGGTGGATCAGCGCGATGACAAGCGGCCCATGCTCTCCGACCTGCGCGAGTCCGGATCGATTGAGCAGGATGCCGACCACGTGCTCTTCACCTACCGGGAGGAGTATTACGAGGAGCGGAACAAGCCCAAGGAGGGCACGGACGCCTTCGCGGCCTGGGAACGCCGCATGAAGGAGATCGCGGGCGTCGCCGAGGTGGTGGTGGCGAAGAACCGCCATGGGCGCACCGGGATCGTCACGCTGGGCTACCGGGCCGACGTCACGCAGTTCCTGAATGAGCCGGAAGCCCGTGAGGTCCAGCCTGAGCAGGTCCGTGAGCGGGCAGCAAAGAAGCCGACCTTCCCGGCCCAGGCGACGGTGCTCTACGGCCTGCTGAAGAGCCTGACCCTCACCAAGTCGCATGTGGCGAGCAACGAGCAACGCGCTGCCGATCGCCGCCTGTGCAAGGGCGCCCGACTGATCCCGCTGGACGTCGCCCGGTCCGCATTCGCTGGCGAGGTGATGCCAGGCGAGACCGAGGAGAAGGTGAAATCCGGCTTCCGAGCCGCGTTCGTCAGCCTCGTGAAGGGCGGCGTCGCCTTTTACCACGGCGTCGAGGAGACGGGCTTCTTCGTGTGGCTTCCCGAGATGGTGTCCGAGTAG
- a CDS encoding DUF2493 domain-containing protein: MTRVLICGGRTFGIVLPDTPPEELEAERARAEQERRVLAVALSPYLSDSGTHVIIHGAAPGADSVAARWAERHDVPALAFPAKWKKHGKSAGPLRNAKMLAEGRPDIVIAFAGGKGTADMVSKARAAGVQVVEVKA, from the coding sequence ATGACGCGCGTCTTGATCTGCGGAGGCCGCACGTTCGGCATCGTCCTGCCCGACACCCCGCCCGAGGAGTTGGAAGCTGAGCGCGCCCGGGCGGAGCAAGAGCGCCGGGTGCTCGCCGTCGCCCTGTCCCCGTACCTCAGCGACAGCGGCACGCACGTGATCATCCACGGGGCGGCGCCCGGTGCCGATTCCGTGGCTGCGCGCTGGGCGGAGCGCCACGACGTGCCCGCGCTCGCCTTCCCGGCCAAGTGGAAGAAGCACGGCAAGTCCGCGGGCCCCCTGCGGAACGCGAAGATGCTGGCCGAGGGCCGGCCCGACATCGTGATCGCTTTCGCTGGCGGGAAAGGCACGGCGGACATGGTCAGCAAGGCGCGCGCTGCCGGCGTGCAGGTGGTCGAGGTCAAGGCATGA
- a CDS encoding SAM-dependent DNA methyltransferase has protein sequence MAGRREPPDSLDFFPTPPWATRALTDALEKMVEPKLNLRVAWDPAAGEGHMVGPLNEAFSYCVASDVFDYGRGYDVVDFLDPALSISLVDWIITNPPFNTAMQFALRGLAFAREGVALLVRTSWISSTGRFRDLFNPHPPTYIWQFSERCAIVKGRFDPDASTATDYCWVIWLKGERTRGGVDFRWIPPGAKQRFTRPDDAARYGVLADAPLLDGAPA, from the coding sequence ATGGCCGGCCGCCGCGAGCCGCCGGACAGCCTCGACTTCTTCCCGACGCCGCCTTGGGCCACCCGCGCGCTCACCGATGCGCTCGAGAAGATGGTCGAGCCCAAGCTCAACCTGCGCGTGGCCTGGGACCCGGCCGCCGGCGAAGGCCACATGGTCGGGCCCCTCAACGAGGCCTTCAGCTACTGCGTCGCGTCGGACGTGTTCGACTACGGCCGCGGCTACGACGTGGTCGATTTTCTCGATCCAGCCCTCTCCATCAGCCTCGTCGACTGGATCATCACCAACCCGCCCTTCAACACCGCGATGCAGTTCGCCCTTCGTGGGCTCGCATTCGCACGGGAGGGGGTGGCGCTGCTGGTGCGCACCTCGTGGATCTCGAGCACCGGCCGATTCCGCGATCTCTTCAACCCGCACCCGCCGACGTACATCTGGCAGTTCTCCGAGCGCTGCGCGATCGTGAAGGGCCGTTTTGATCCGGATGCCAGCACGGCCACCGATTACTGCTGGGTCATCTGGTTGAAGGGCGAGCGCACCCGCGGCGGCGTCGACTTCCGCTGGATCCCGCCGGGCGCGAAGCAGCGCTTCACCCGCCCCGATGATGCTGCCCGTTACGGCGTTCTGGCTGACGCTCCTCTCCTCGACGGGGCACCGGCATGA
- a CDS encoding MucR family transcriptional regulator, protein MSEATHHLTPGIDTAIDYTANIVASYVRGNHVAASDLPGLIRSVHGTLVGLVSGATAVPSPESTEKLTPAQIKKSITPDALISFIDGRSYKTLKRHLSAHGLEPRAYRARFGLPDDYPMTAPSYAAQRSALAKSIGLGRPGAMAGRAAA, encoded by the coding sequence ATGTCCGAAGCGACCCACCACCTGACACCAGGCATCGACACGGCGATCGACTACACCGCGAACATCGTCGCCTCCTACGTTCGCGGAAACCACGTCGCGGCGAGCGACCTGCCTGGGTTGATCCGATCCGTTCACGGTACGCTCGTGGGGCTCGTCTCCGGCGCGACCGCGGTGCCTTCTCCGGAGAGCACCGAGAAGCTGACGCCCGCGCAGATCAAGAAGTCGATCACGCCCGACGCACTGATCAGCTTCATTGACGGCAGGTCCTACAAGACCCTGAAGCGGCACCTCTCCGCTCACGGCCTGGAGCCCCGCGCCTACCGCGCCCGCTTCGGTCTGCCGGATGACTACCCGATGACGGCGCCGAGCTATGCCGCGCAGCGCTCCGCCTTGGCGAAGAGCATCGGCCTGGGGCGGCCGGGCGCGATGGCTGGTCGCGCCGCGGCGTAG
- a CDS encoding helix-turn-helix transcriptional regulator gives MTPQQADHARNVLRVEIAKAKTNPTKLAYDIGRKRDYVRDFLKGRKESLGASDFIELERVLGITRAQLLGGSPVDELTRVPLGREFDDDEVFDDSGQIILATQAKQKLGPGEVPERNVIAGLGQGGIADPVNVDGEVLDGVRAIWRLPVSYLRTELRARESEVDIVAVDGDSMIPTLQPGDRVLINRSQRAPSPDGLYAIFDGVGVAIKRLELLTGSKPLKIRIISDNSQHGSHDILAEDLSIIGRVIMRMSRL, from the coding sequence ATGACTCCACAGCAGGCAGATCATGCGCGTAACGTCCTCCGCGTTGAGATCGCGAAGGCAAAAACCAATCCGACAAAGCTCGCCTACGACATCGGCCGGAAGCGCGACTACGTTCGCGACTTCCTGAAGGGTCGGAAGGAGAGCCTCGGGGCCAGCGATTTCATCGAACTGGAGCGCGTCCTGGGGATCACCCGGGCACAGCTCCTCGGAGGATCGCCTGTGGACGAATTGACCCGTGTGCCGCTCGGACGTGAATTCGACGACGACGAGGTCTTCGACGACAGCGGCCAGATCATCTTAGCGACCCAGGCGAAGCAGAAGCTCGGACCAGGCGAGGTGCCTGAGCGTAATGTCATCGCCGGACTGGGCCAGGGTGGAATTGCCGATCCGGTGAATGTCGATGGGGAAGTGCTGGATGGCGTCCGTGCGATCTGGCGGCTGCCTGTGAGCTACCTGCGCACCGAATTGCGAGCCCGTGAATCCGAGGTCGATATCGTTGCCGTTGACGGCGACTCGATGATCCCGACCCTTCAGCCGGGCGACCGGGTGCTGATCAATCGATCTCAGCGTGCTCCCTCGCCCGATGGCCTTTACGCGATCTTCGATGGCGTTGGTGTAGCGATCAAGCGCCTTGAATTGCTGACCGGCAGCAAGCCGCTGAAAATTCGCATCATCTCCGACAATTCGCAGCACGGATCGCACGACATTCTGGCCGAGGATCTGAGCATAATCGGCCGAGTTATCATGCGGATGTCGCGGCTCTGA
- a CDS encoding recombinase RecT — MNALVPQNETRTPMMSGGRIAPIIPQSMEDAYRLGTAIVKAGMAPRGMETAEKCMVAILRGLEVGLSPMQAVDKIAVVNGRPTIWGDGAMALVRASGLCEFVKERIDGEGDGRVAICESKRKGEVEAVRRTFSVSEAKEAGLWNKQGPWKQFPARMLQMRARAFALRDLYADVLGGLYLREEIEDEGRPARAETPPPAEPRRQVQQQPAAQVIEHQPADPSEAQRKLEEAEAAGAPDDIVSTLAAVVDGEAEDVVTKESLLTELDDKLSYQGTVDAIEEAYTDFDAEALLSDYEGGVEAARKLKDQHLDRVRQGGAAEPAASDFPGEASIKQTSGGKPLDLPPPPDPFVIPTEFKGGGHYQIFIRAAATAANAPEDEDRLRKIWAETKPQRVELAQQGQIDNTVVKLLLDDLGVAFARCQAAAPLADDLPPPAPTRAVTPSPAAEPPDTGAEDPIAAYTARQERELAACATKQDVAKWWASTGDDRDQTGANDAQRMAWKSAMQRRKGDLPEGEA, encoded by the coding sequence GTGAACGCGCTTGTGCCGCAGAACGAGACCCGTACGCCGATGATGTCGGGCGGCCGGATCGCGCCGATCATCCCGCAGAGCATGGAGGACGCCTACCGACTCGGCACCGCCATCGTGAAGGCCGGCATGGCGCCACGCGGGATGGAGACCGCTGAGAAGTGCATGGTCGCGATCCTGCGCGGCCTCGAGGTCGGCCTGTCGCCCATGCAGGCGGTCGACAAGATCGCGGTGGTGAACGGCCGGCCCACGATCTGGGGCGACGGCGCGATGGCGCTGGTGCGCGCCTCCGGGCTCTGCGAGTTCGTGAAAGAGCGCATCGACGGCGAAGGCGATGGCCGAGTCGCCATCTGCGAGAGCAAGCGCAAGGGGGAAGTCGAGGCCGTTCGCCGGACCTTCTCGGTCTCGGAAGCGAAGGAGGCTGGCCTCTGGAACAAGCAGGGGCCGTGGAAGCAATTCCCCGCGCGCATGCTCCAGATGCGGGCCCGGGCGTTCGCGCTCCGCGATCTCTACGCAGACGTCCTGGGCGGACTTTACCTGCGCGAGGAGATTGAGGACGAGGGTCGCCCGGCACGCGCAGAGACCCCGCCTCCGGCCGAGCCACGCCGCCAGGTGCAGCAGCAGCCGGCAGCCCAGGTCATTGAGCACCAGCCTGCTGATCCGTCGGAGGCTCAGCGCAAGCTGGAGGAGGCCGAGGCTGCCGGCGCGCCTGATGACATCGTGTCGACCCTCGCGGCCGTCGTCGACGGCGAGGCCGAAGACGTCGTCACGAAGGAATCGCTGCTCACCGAGCTCGACGACAAGCTCTCGTATCAGGGCACGGTTGACGCGATCGAGGAGGCCTACACCGACTTCGACGCGGAGGCCTTGCTTTCCGATTACGAGGGCGGCGTCGAGGCGGCCCGGAAGCTGAAGGACCAGCACCTCGACCGCGTGCGCCAGGGTGGTGCGGCAGAGCCGGCCGCCAGCGACTTCCCGGGCGAAGCTTCGATCAAGCAGACATCCGGTGGGAAGCCGCTCGACCTGCCGCCGCCACCCGATCCGTTCGTCATCCCGACCGAGTTCAAGGGCGGCGGCCACTATCAGATCTTCATCCGCGCCGCCGCCACCGCAGCGAATGCGCCGGAGGACGAGGACCGGCTCCGGAAGATCTGGGCCGAGACCAAGCCCCAGCGCGTCGAGCTCGCTCAGCAGGGACAGATCGACAACACGGTGGTGAAGCTGCTGCTGGATGATCTCGGCGTCGCCTTCGCGCGGTGTCAGGCCGCCGCGCCACTCGCCGACGATCTGCCTCCGCCTGCGCCGACGCGCGCCGTCACACCGTCACCGGCCGCAGAGCCGCCTGACACCGGCGCCGAGGATCCGATCGCCGCCTACACGGCACGCCAGGAGCGTGAGCTCGCAGCGTGCGCCACAAAGCAGGACGTCGCGAAGTGGTGGGCTTCGACGGGCGACGACCGCGATCAGACCGGCGCCAACGACGCGCAGCGGATGGCCTGGAAGAGCGCCATGCAGCGCCGCAAGGGCGATCTGCCCGAAGGGGAGGCCTGA
- a CDS encoding ATP-dependent RecD-like DNA helicase produces the protein MSWSPQQDAAIRDVQAWLKDPSAPQVFRLFGFAGTGKTTLARELAGDVRGKVLFGAFTGKAALVLRRKGCANASTIHSMIYKLDEEDEQRWQPKFILNPLSTVKGAKLVVIDECSMVGEELARDLLSFGVKVLVLGDPAQLPPVKDAGFFTNRAPDVMLTEVHRQAAENPIIRMSMDIRQGKRLQPGQYGDSRVISSDALGRKAVLNAGIVLAGRNATRRDLNAKIRALHGYDSAHPLPGERLVCLRNNKDKKLLNGGLWGVHSVQKIKEVGVELLVTSDDTPETTPTEIYVRHEYFAGAEEGLSWEQRKFTDEFTYGYCLTVHKSQGSQWDDVIVFDESSTFREDAKRWLYTGITRAAERVTVVA, from the coding sequence ATGTCCTGGTCCCCTCAGCAGGACGCGGCCATCCGCGACGTCCAGGCGTGGCTCAAGGATCCGAGCGCACCGCAAGTGTTCCGGCTCTTCGGCTTCGCCGGCACCGGCAAGACGACGCTGGCCCGAGAACTGGCCGGCGACGTGCGGGGCAAGGTGCTCTTCGGCGCCTTCACAGGGAAGGCCGCGCTGGTGCTGCGCCGAAAGGGCTGCGCCAACGCCTCGACCATCCACTCCATGATCTACAAGCTGGACGAGGAGGACGAGCAGCGCTGGCAGCCGAAGTTCATCCTCAACCCGCTCTCGACCGTGAAGGGCGCCAAGCTCGTCGTGATCGACGAGTGCTCGATGGTTGGCGAGGAGCTCGCCCGGGACCTGCTGTCGTTCGGCGTGAAGGTCCTGGTGCTGGGCGACCCGGCGCAGCTCCCGCCGGTGAAGGATGCCGGCTTCTTCACGAACCGCGCTCCCGACGTGATGCTGACGGAGGTGCACCGGCAGGCCGCTGAGAACCCGATCATCCGCATGTCGATGGACATCCGGCAGGGGAAGCGGCTTCAGCCGGGCCAGTACGGCGACAGCCGAGTCATCAGCTCGGATGCGCTCGGCCGCAAGGCGGTGCTCAACGCCGGCATCGTGCTGGCCGGCCGCAACGCCACACGCCGCGATCTGAACGCCAAGATCCGCGCGCTGCACGGCTACGACAGCGCCCACCCGCTGCCGGGCGAGCGCCTCGTCTGCCTCCGGAACAACAAGGACAAGAAGCTGCTGAATGGAGGCCTCTGGGGCGTCCACTCCGTCCAGAAGATCAAGGAGGTCGGCGTCGAGCTGCTGGTCACATCCGACGACACGCCGGAGACCACCCCGACCGAGATCTATGTTCGCCATGAGTATTTCGCTGGTGCCGAGGAAGGCCTTTCCTGGGAGCAGCGCAAGTTCACGGATGAGTTCACTTACGGCTACTGCCTGACGGTTCATAAGAGCCAGGGCTCGCAGTGGGACGACGTGATCGTCTTCGACGAGAGCTCGACGTTCCGCGAGGACGCGAAACGCTGGCTCTACACGGGCATCACGCGCGCCGCTGAGCGCGTGACGGTTGTCGCATGA
- a CDS encoding HNH endonuclease — protein sequence MAARTEFAKAVKRAALDRSRYVCEAVNDAGIRCTVEIGRGKPVEFDHVLPDWMGGEATIKNCAALCKVCHKIKTALDAADRSQAKRRSDRHNGITGPHRRLVSRGFSPPVEKPSPCSTPSKLAGLPRNTFTERSR from the coding sequence ATGGCCGCCCGTACGGAATTCGCCAAGGCGGTGAAGCGTGCTGCGCTCGACCGGTCGCGGTACGTCTGCGAGGCGGTCAACGACGCCGGCATTCGCTGCACGGTCGAGATCGGCCGCGGTAAGCCGGTCGAGTTCGACCACGTGCTGCCCGACTGGATGGGCGGTGAGGCGACGATCAAGAACTGCGCCGCGCTCTGCAAGGTCTGCCACAAGATCAAGACTGCGCTTGATGCCGCCGATCGCTCGCAGGCCAAGCGCAGATCCGACCGGCACAACGGCATCACCGGCCCGCACCGACGCCTCGTGAGCCGGGGGTTCTCTCCGCCTGTCGAGAAGCCTTCGCCATGCAGCACCCCATCGAAGCTCGCCGGCTTGCCCCGCAACACCTTCACGGAGCGCTCGCGATGA
- a CDS encoding PilZ domain-containing protein, with the protein MPDELRDVPRSHALKTGEIFFGEQQERCDCLVWDISKSGAMIEVDLDAEAPETLRLISSGLALDQLCKVIWRDGRKVGLKFVV; encoded by the coding sequence ATGCCCGACGAACTCAGAGACGTGCCCCGCAGCCACGCCCTCAAGACGGGGGAGATCTTCTTTGGCGAGCAGCAAGAGCGCTGCGACTGCCTCGTTTGGGATATCAGCAAAAGCGGCGCCATGATCGAGGTCGATCTAGACGCAGAGGCCCCGGAGACGCTGCGCTTGATCTCCTCGGGCCTCGCTCTCGACCAGCTCTGCAAGGTGATCTGGCGTGACGGTCGGAAAGTTGGTTTGAAGTTCGTCGTTTGA
- a CDS encoding integrase produces the protein MPFAPDEPGFWNLCEHLESLAAEQIDGQWVWTWQPKSGRRYPIPSPLAENGAEAFCTALDEAEKRERLGDAVERKTFDALIAEYKEHADYAGLSELTKRDYDRHLDKIAKAWGAAPVAEITTVDAQRAIDSMQSAPTVARYFRAVLSRLIGFGIPRGYSTHNVAKPTENVRHEADPHEPWPDWAFELFLEHARPSLHLPVLSAFYTGQRSIDVIPMARPSGGEISLIARKTGKTVWRPIHSEYADLITRLAPGESERLHMREDGEPWTLAGYRTAWQRELTSVNAKGQPTSAPPAKKAAMVRIRDAGLVFHGLRKNAVNTLLEVGCTEAEVSAIVEMSEQMVRHYARDVNKRRLARSGTAKMEAGWSETRKQIFGKAMERPAAT, from the coding sequence ATGCCGTTTGCACCGGATGAGCCGGGCTTCTGGAATCTCTGCGAGCACCTCGAATCACTCGCTGCTGAGCAGATCGACGGGCAGTGGGTCTGGACATGGCAGCCGAAGAGTGGCCGGCGCTATCCGATCCCGAGTCCTCTGGCCGAGAATGGCGCAGAGGCCTTCTGCACAGCCCTGGATGAGGCGGAGAAGCGCGAGCGCTTGGGCGACGCGGTGGAGCGCAAGACGTTCGACGCCCTGATCGCGGAGTACAAGGAGCACGCCGACTACGCCGGACTGAGCGAACTCACGAAGCGCGACTACGACCGCCACCTCGACAAGATCGCGAAGGCCTGGGGAGCCGCCCCGGTCGCCGAGATCACCACGGTGGACGCTCAGCGTGCCATCGACTCGATGCAGTCGGCGCCGACCGTGGCCCGTTACTTCCGAGCCGTCCTATCCCGCCTGATCGGCTTCGGGATCCCGCGCGGCTACAGCACCCACAACGTCGCCAAGCCCACCGAGAACGTGCGGCATGAGGCGGACCCGCACGAGCCGTGGCCGGATTGGGCCTTTGAGCTATTCCTCGAGCACGCCCGCCCGTCGCTGCACCTGCCGGTGCTCTCTGCCTTCTACACAGGGCAGAGATCGATCGACGTGATCCCTATGGCGCGGCCGTCAGGTGGTGAGATCAGCCTCATCGCACGGAAGACCGGCAAGACCGTCTGGCGGCCGATCCATTCCGAGTATGCCGACCTGATCACGCGGCTGGCGCCCGGCGAAAGCGAGCGGCTGCACATGCGCGAGGACGGCGAGCCCTGGACGCTGGCCGGCTATCGGACCGCCTGGCAGCGCGAACTGACGTCGGTGAACGCCAAGGGGCAGCCGACCAGCGCGCCTCCGGCGAAGAAGGCGGCAATGGTGCGGATCCGCGATGCCGGCCTTGTCTTCCACGGGCTGCGAAAGAACGCCGTCAACACGCTCTTGGAGGTCGGCTGCACCGAAGCGGAGGTGTCGGCGATCGTCGAGATGTCCGAGCAGATGGTGCGCCACTACGCGCGCGACGTGAACAAGCGCAGGCTGGCCCGGAGCGGCACGGCGAAGATGGAAGCGGGCTGGTCCGAGACCAGGAAGCAGATCTTCGGCAAGGCCATGGAGCGACCCGCAGCTACCTGA
- the cmk gene encoding (d)CMP kinase, whose translation MALIIAIDGPAASGKGTLARRLADHYGLPHLDTGLLYRAVALALIDAGLSLDDHAAAARAAQALDAERLDDQRLRDRAMGEAASRVSAVPEVRAGLLAWQRRFAADPQGAVLDGRDIGTVVCPDAAVKLFITASSEERARRRHRELAGRGESATFAAILADIEARDARDASRNAAPLRMADDAVRLDTTELDPDAAFDEARGIVERARGDAS comes from the coding sequence ATGGCGCTCATCATCGCGATCGACGGTCCGGCCGCCTCCGGCAAGGGAACGCTGGCGAGACGGCTGGCCGACCATTACGGCCTGCCGCATCTCGACACCGGACTCCTCTACCGCGCTGTCGCGCTGGCGCTGATCGATGCCGGCTTGTCCCTCGACGACCATGCTGCTGCCGCCCGGGCTGCCCAGGCCCTCGACGCCGAGAGGCTCGACGACCAGCGCCTGCGCGACCGGGCGATGGGCGAGGCGGCGTCGCGCGTCTCGGCGGTGCCGGAGGTCCGCGCCGGCCTGCTCGCCTGGCAGCGCCGCTTCGCCGCCGATCCCCAAGGCGCCGTCCTCGACGGGCGCGACATTGGCACGGTGGTATGCCCAGACGCTGCCGTGAAGCTGTTCATCACCGCCTCCTCGGAGGAGCGGGCCCGCCGCCGGCACCGTGAACTCGCCGGCCGTGGGGAGAGCGCGACCTTCGCGGCGATCCTGGCCGACATCGAGGCCCGGGACGCCCGCGACGCGTCCCGGAATGCAGCACCACTGCGCATGGCCGATGACGCGGTCCGGCTCGACACTACGGAACTCGACCCGGACGCGGCATTCGACGAGGCTCGCGGGATCGTGGAGCGTGCGCGCGGCGACGCGTCCTGA
- the aroA gene encoding 3-phosphoshikimate 1-carboxyvinyltransferase, whose amino-acid sequence MSHDSPPQPLTAAAGTALTGRLRPPGDKSISHRAMILGLLSEGETRVEGLLEGDDVLRTAAAAKALGAGVERLGEGRWRVRGVGIGGLSDPTEVLDFGNAGTGSRLMMGVVGGQPVTATFDGDASLRSRPMRRILDPLARMGTQILDEAPGGRVPLTLRGPREAIPITYETPAASAQIKSAVLLAGLNAPGLTTVIEAAATRDHTERMLRLFGAEVRVVPHGPGGHGRKVTLTGQPTLRGTAVVVPADPSSAAFPLVAALIVPGSDVVIEGVMMNPLRTGLITTLLEMGARIERVAEREEGGETVADLRVRASRLKGVDVPAERAPAMIDEYPVLAVAAAFAQGRTRMNGLHELRVKESDRLAAVAAGLAANGIRHAVEGDDLVVEGDGTAAPGGGTVATHLDHRIAMAFLVLGLATRDPVTVDDGAMIATSFPSFLPTMQALGGRIGA is encoded by the coding sequence GTGTCGCACGATTCGCCTCCCCAGCCCCTCACCGCCGCCGCGGGGACAGCCCTGACAGGTCGCCTGCGGCCGCCGGGCGACAAATCGATCTCCCACCGGGCGATGATCCTCGGTCTCCTGAGTGAGGGCGAGACCCGGGTCGAGGGGCTCCTGGAGGGCGACGACGTTCTGCGCACGGCCGCTGCCGCGAAGGCGCTCGGCGCCGGCGTCGAGCGCCTCGGTGAGGGGCGCTGGCGGGTGCGGGGCGTCGGCATCGGCGGCCTGAGCGATCCAACCGAGGTGCTGGATTTCGGCAATGCCGGCACCGGTTCGCGGCTGATGATGGGCGTGGTCGGCGGCCAGCCGGTCACCGCGACCTTCGACGGCGACGCCTCTCTGCGCTCGCGCCCGATGCGCCGCATCCTGGATCCGCTCGCCCGCATGGGCACGCAGATCCTGGACGAGGCGCCGGGCGGGCGCGTACCGCTGACCTTGCGCGGTCCCCGGGAGGCGATTCCCATCACCTACGAGACCCCGGCGGCCTCCGCGCAGATCAAGTCCGCTGTGCTGCTCGCCGGCCTCAACGCGCCCGGCCTCACCACGGTGATCGAGGCCGCCGCGACCCGCGACCACACCGAGCGGATGCTGCGCCTGTTCGGCGCCGAGGTCCGCGTCGTGCCGCACGGGCCGGGCGGCCACGGCCGCAAGGTCACGCTGACCGGCCAGCCGACCCTGCGCGGCACCGCAGTGGTGGTGCCGGCCGATCCGTCCTCGGCGGCGTTTCCGCTGGTCGCGGCGCTGATCGTCCCCGGCTCCGACGTGGTGATCGAGGGCGTGATGATGAATCCGCTGCGCACCGGCCTCATCACCACGCTGCTGGAGATGGGCGCCCGGATCGAGCGCGTGGCTGAGCGCGAGGAGGGCGGCGAGACCGTGGCCGATCTGCGCGTGCGCGCGAGCCGGCTCAAGGGCGTCGACGTTCCGGCCGAACGCGCGCCCGCGATGATCGACGAGTACCCGGTGCTGGCGGTGGCGGCCGCCTTCGCCCAAGGCCGTACCCGGATGAACGGCCTGCACGAGCTGCGGGTCAAGGAATCGGACCGCCTCGCCGCCGTGGCGGCCGGGCTGGCAGCCAACGGAATCCGCCACGCCGTCGAGGGCGACGATCTCGTGGTCGAGGGCGACGGCACCGCGGCCCCGGGGGGCGGCACGGTGGCGACCCATCTCGATCACCGCATCGCCATGGCCTTCCTGGTCTTGGGTCTTGCCACCCGGGACCCGGTGACGGTGGATGACGGCGCGATGATCGCCACGAGCTTTCCGAGCTTCCTGCCCACCATGCAGGCCCTCGGCGGCCGGATCGGAGCGTGA